Proteins from a single region of Desulfobacter postgatei 2ac9:
- the lexA gene encoding transcriptional repressor LexA yields the protein MACSSLLGQSGETPSLRGMANSLDISHAAVAQTLKLLETKGYIRRLGRYSRNIVILDKPGAMNAEHRKKVVPIVGRITAGLPIYATREWDGSLMVDDALFPGDNLFALKIQGQSMKNAGILDRDIAICRPRQYAVDREIVVALINGEEATVKRFFLHPDHIELRAENPAFRPQTYGFDDVMIQGKVIGIIRSAQVMDEE from the coding sequence ATGGCATGTTCATCGCTACTTGGGCAATCCGGAGAAACCCCAAGTCTTAGAGGTATGGCCAACAGCCTTGACATTAGCCATGCCGCCGTGGCACAGACCCTGAAATTGCTTGAAACCAAAGGGTATATCCGCAGACTGGGTCGATACAGCAGAAACATTGTTATTCTGGATAAGCCCGGCGCGATGAATGCGGAACATCGCAAAAAGGTTGTCCCCATTGTAGGTCGGATCACAGCCGGACTACCCATCTATGCGACCCGGGAGTGGGACGGAAGCCTTATGGTGGATGACGCCCTGTTTCCCGGCGATAACCTGTTTGCCTTGAAGATCCAGGGGCAGTCCATGAAAAATGCGGGTATCCTTGACCGGGACATTGCAATCTGCAGACCCCGGCAGTATGCCGTGGACAGGGAAATCGTGGTGGCACTGATCAATGGAGAGGAAGCCACGGTCAAGCGTTTTTTTCTGCACCCCGACCACATTGAACTGCGCGCGGAAAACCCTGCTTTTCGTCCTCAAACCTATGGTTTTGACGATGTTATGATTCAGGGCAAGGTGATTGGCATCATCCGCTCTGCCCAGGTTATGGACGAGGAATAA
- a CDS encoding lipid-binding SYLF domain-containing protein: MKSTKFFIIVLSALLALFFTVPAFADSYTNTINVFKRAEAVQPFFDSCYGYAVFPIVGKAGIFVGGAYGQGRVYQDDLITGTATITKITLGFQLGGQAFSEIIFFQDKRAYDEFTDGSYEFDASVSAVVVTAGAQAKAGSDGGSAGASAGPATGIQANTGYYKGMAVFIHAKAGLMYEAAIGGQIFDVTLFK; this comes from the coding sequence ATGAAATCCACAAAATTTTTCATTATTGTACTGTCAGCTCTTTTAGCTCTTTTTTTTACTGTTCCGGCGTTTGCGGATTCGTACACCAATACGATTAATGTGTTTAAGAGGGCCGAAGCGGTTCAGCCCTTTTTTGACAGCTGCTATGGATATGCGGTATTTCCGATAGTGGGCAAGGCCGGCATTTTTGTCGGAGGCGCCTATGGTCAAGGCCGGGTTTATCAGGATGATCTGATCACCGGTACTGCCACCATTACAAAAATAACCCTTGGTTTTCAGCTGGGTGGGCAGGCTTTTTCCGAAATTATCTTTTTCCAGGACAAACGGGCCTATGATGAATTTACCGACGGATCATATGAGTTTGATGCCTCAGTTTCAGCCGTAGTGGTCACTGCAGGGGCCCAGGCCAAGGCCGGCAGTGACGGTGGAAGCGCCGGGGCCAGTGCCGGTCCGGCAACTGGAATACAGGCAAACACAGGATATTACAAAGGTATGGCTGTATTTATCCACGCCAAAGCCGGTCTGATGTATGAGGCCGCTATTGGCGGGCAGATATTTGACGTCACCCTTTTTAAATAA
- a CDS encoding cytochrome c3 family protein: protein MNKKVITTCLAACSLIAGLSLIPVSGIMAQDNGRPELTLNGGSKGPIPFKHQLHQTIVKDCAVCHKDFGKKPGTLDEAKKIGALRPQQVMTKTCIACHKAKKRIGEKSGPTSCSGCHS from the coding sequence ATGAACAAAAAAGTGATTACAACTTGTCTTGCTGCCTGCAGTCTCATTGCAGGCCTGTCGTTGATCCCGGTATCCGGCATAATGGCCCAGGATAACGGTCGCCCTGAACTGACCCTGAATGGCGGGAGCAAGGGGCCGATTCCCTTTAAACATCAACTTCACCAGACCATTGTTAAGGATTGCGCCGTTTGTCACAAGGATTTCGGAAAAAAACCGGGTACTTTGGATGAGGCAAAAAAAATAGGTGCGCTTAGACCACAACAGGTGATGACTAAGACCTGTATTGCGTGCCATAAAGCAAAAAAGAGAATCGGAGAAAAATCCGGTCCTACCAGTTGCAGCGGCTGCCACTCCTGA
- a CDS encoding ATP-binding cassette domain-containing protein, producing MKLENIKTPDLNIPLFEAAPGQFWCILGQNRSGIDSFFSLLSLDHAKIPDTEICLPKDMGIFSFAGQQEVFEQELKSDDTDFMDRLDPGTPARAFIHDPDQYTDMICAFGMDHLLEQGYRQLSTGQTRKLLLLSRISSGSQWLLIQSPFDGLDKAGCRQLDMALDHCRGCGMGILVFVYDPGDIPAGATHIAVIENGQMPFKGSRQEILPRLFELQGQANFSADINDLKPVKNTFSENALPGEVPQTTELVRLEDGHASYSGKPVFSHLNLCVAPGDHTLISGPNGCGKSTLLQVITGDHPACYRNSLWLFGIRRGTGESIWDLKKRMGIVSTDFHRNYRVAGSVLDCVMSGLYDTIGIYRRPGPEDEKKAMAWLERTSLRDKAGSPFRTLSYADQRLALIARALIKLPDLLVLDEPTHGLDRANRNAVLDFLGQVAMEKLSTILYVSHREDEFRDFFVSHIRMGN from the coding sequence ATGAAACTTGAAAATATAAAAACACCTGATTTAAATATTCCTTTATTTGAAGCGGCGCCCGGCCAGTTCTGGTGCATTTTGGGCCAAAATCGATCCGGCATTGACTCTTTTTTCAGCCTGTTGTCCCTAGACCACGCAAAAATTCCGGATACTGAAATCTGTCTGCCCAAAGATATGGGGATTTTTTCCTTTGCCGGCCAGCAGGAGGTTTTTGAACAGGAACTCAAAAGTGATGATACCGATTTTATGGACCGTCTGGACCCGGGTACGCCGGCCCGGGCCTTTATTCATGATCCGGATCAATACACAGATATGATCTGCGCCTTTGGCATGGATCATCTCCTGGAGCAGGGGTATCGACAACTATCCACGGGCCAGACAAGAAAATTGCTGCTGCTGTCCAGGATATCTTCGGGCAGCCAATGGCTGTTGATACAGTCCCCTTTTGACGGCCTGGACAAGGCTGGCTGCAGGCAGCTTGATATGGCACTGGATCATTGCAGGGGGTGCGGAATGGGTATTCTGGTGTTTGTTTATGATCCCGGGGACATCCCCGCCGGCGCCACCCACATTGCGGTGATTGAAAATGGGCAGATGCCATTTAAGGGGTCTCGACAGGAGATATTGCCCAGGCTTTTTGAATTGCAGGGACAGGCGAATTTTTCAGCGGACATCAATGATCTGAAACCTGTAAAAAATACTTTTTCCGAAAATGCTCTCCCCGGAGAAGTGCCTCAGACAACGGAATTGGTCAGACTTGAAGACGGACATGCGAGTTATTCCGGCAAGCCGGTTTTTTCCCATCTTAACCTGTGCGTAGCCCCGGGCGACCATACCTTGATTTCAGGTCCTAATGGCTGCGGCAAATCAACCCTGCTGCAGGTGATTACAGGCGACCATCCCGCATGTTACCGGAACAGCTTGTGGCTGTTTGGCATTCGTCGGGGTACCGGGGAGTCCATCTGGGATCTGAAAAAAAGGATGGGCATTGTCAGCACGGATTTTCATCGTAACTACCGGGTGGCCGGAAGCGTCCTGGATTGTGTGATGTCCGGTCTTTATGACACCATTGGTATATACCGGCGGCCAGGGCCTGAAGACGAAAAAAAAGCCATGGCCTGGCTGGAACGTACCAGTCTGAGGGATAAGGCAGGCTCCCCATTCCGTACCCTTTCCTATGCAGACCAGCGACTGGCGCTTATTGCCAGGGCTCTGATAAAATTACCCGATCTTCTGGTTTTGGACGAACCTACCCACGGGCTGGACCGCGCCAACCGCAATGCGGTCCTGGATTTTTTAGGTCAGGTGGCAATGGAAAAATTAAGCACCATTTTATATGTCAGCCACAGGGAGGATGAATTCAGGGACTTTTTTGTCTCCCACATTCGAATGGGAAATTAA
- a CDS encoding 5' nucleotidase, NT5C type, with the protein MNYFQPKTIYVDVDDVVSRTTETYPDVVAQEFGKTVSFENLTGFDLKHCFQLTDDEFKYFFDLVHKPDFLMGFKPVEGAVQTLKTWTDMGHIIDIVTGRPTSTQEATLAWLEMNDVPFRGFIMVDKYNRPGNDLCLAISKEELSMMAYDLAVEDSPDMALFLARNMGVPTALIHKPWNRECIRHDNLVRCASWNEIFPMVKEVVLEGTE; encoded by the coding sequence GTGAACTATTTTCAACCCAAAACCATATATGTGGATGTGGATGATGTCGTGTCCAGGACCACAGAAACCTATCCGGATGTCGTGGCCCAGGAGTTCGGCAAAACCGTCTCTTTTGAAAACCTGACCGGTTTTGATCTGAAACATTGTTTTCAGTTGACGGATGATGAGTTCAAATATTTTTTTGACCTGGTTCATAAGCCTGATTTTCTTATGGGATTTAAGCCGGTGGAAGGAGCGGTTCAAACCCTGAAGACATGGACTGATATGGGGCACATCATTGATATTGTAACAGGCCGTCCCACCTCGACCCAGGAAGCAACTCTGGCCTGGCTTGAAATGAATGATGTGCCTTTCAGGGGATTCATCATGGTGGATAAGTACAACCGCCCCGGAAATGACCTCTGCCTGGCCATTTCAAAAGAGGAGTTATCCATGATGGCTTACGATCTGGCTGTGGAAGATTCCCCGGACATGGCCCTGTTTCTAGCCCGGAACATGGGGGTACCCACGGCATTGATCCACAAGCCCTGGAACCGGGAGTGCATCAGACATGACAACTTGGTTCGATGTGCGTCCTGGAACGAAATTTTTCCCATGGTCAAAGAAGTGGTACTTGAAGGAACCGAATAA
- a CDS encoding thiolase family protein — MREAYIIQSVRTPGCKQKKGLFSQTRPEELISFIMKEAVERTPNLKPEDIDDVMLGCAFPEAEQGLNLGRIAAKMAGFPDKVSGATVNRFCASGLEAIALASVRISAGWSEICIGAGCESMTFVPMGGNVPRPHPEYCQTYPEMYVSMGITAENVASRYNISREDQDIFAARSQTKAMAARDGGKFTEIVPTPAYRYVVQPDGTYKKEFFIVEHDDGIRASTPEGLAKLGAVFKVNGSVTAGNSSQTTDGAAATIVASREKCEELGLAPIARLLGYTTVGCKADEMGVGPKYAIPKVLKQVGMTIDDIDIYEINEAFASQALHCIRETGLAKHMDKINIHGGAIALGHPLGCTGAKLTATCIANLKEVGGKYGIVAMCVGGGMGAAALFEKR, encoded by the coding sequence ATGAGAGAGGCATATATAATACAATCGGTACGGACCCCGGGCTGCAAGCAAAAGAAAGGGTTGTTCAGCCAGACCCGGCCCGAAGAGCTGATTTCCTTTATCATGAAGGAAGCCGTTGAAAGAACCCCCAACCTGAAACCCGAAGACATTGACGATGTCATGCTGGGCTGCGCGTTCCCCGAAGCGGAACAGGGACTTAACCTGGGCCGGATTGCGGCTAAAATGGCAGGCTTCCCGGACAAGGTATCCGGTGCCACGGTGAACCGGTTCTGTGCATCCGGCCTTGAAGCCATTGCCCTGGCCTCGGTGCGGATCTCTGCGGGCTGGTCGGAAATCTGCATTGGTGCGGGCTGCGAGTCCATGACATTTGTACCCATGGGCGGCAACGTTCCCCGGCCCCATCCTGAATATTGCCAAACCTATCCTGAAATGTATGTATCCATGGGGATCACCGCTGAAAACGTGGCCAGCCGATACAACATCTCCAGAGAAGATCAGGATATCTTTGCCGCGCGGTCCCAGACCAAGGCCATGGCAGCCAGAGACGGCGGAAAATTCACTGAAATTGTCCCTACCCCGGCCTACAGATATGTTGTACAGCCTGACGGCACATATAAAAAAGAATTTTTTATTGTTGAACATGACGACGGCATCCGGGCGTCTACACCGGAAGGGCTGGCCAAACTGGGGGCGGTGTTCAAAGTGAACGGTTCCGTGACTGCCGGTAACTCTTCCCAGACCACGGACGGGGCGGCAGCCACCATCGTCGCGTCCAGGGAAAAGTGTGAGGAACTTGGCCTCGCCCCCATTGCCAGGTTGCTTGGGTATACCACTGTGGGCTGCAAGGCGGACGAGATGGGCGTAGGTCCCAAATATGCCATCCCCAAAGTGCTTAAACAGGTGGGAATGACCATTGACGACATCGACATCTATGAAATCAATGAAGCCTTTGCCTCCCAGGCGTTGCATTGCATCCGGGAAACCGGCCTTGCAAAACACATGGATAAAATAAACATTCACGGCGGGGCCATCGCCCTTGGACATCCTTTGGGATGCACCGGCGCCAAATTGACCGCCACATGCATTGCCAATCTCAAGGAAGTCGGCGGCAAATATGGTATTGTTGCCATGTGTGTCGGCGGCGGCATGGGTGCCGCCGCCCTATTTGAAAAACGTTGA
- a CDS encoding 3-hydroxyacyl-CoA dehydrogenase/enoyl-CoA hydratase family protein — translation MVRKIRKAAVIGSGIMGGGIAALLAGAGVDVLLLDIVPFDLTNEEKNDPAARNRIVQAGMQAALATNPSLFYSKKDASRISTGNLDDDIEKLSECDWIVEVVVENLKIKRDLFKKVAKVRKEGTIVTSNTSGIPLKDMSQGFAQEFKEHFMGTHFFNPVRYMHLLELIPGAETKSEVMEFLARFGERNLGKGIVWAKDTPNFVGNRIGVQGIGACIKFMHEDKMTIPEVDALFGPALGRPKTAIFKTTDLVGIDTMSHVAKNSYDLCPDDEQRDTLVLPEFISTMVDKKMLGNKTRGGFYKTELTPEWKKLRKVLNIDTLEYEDLERPTFPCLDEARKKATLKEKLTCVLKGDDKGAQFAWKCQANAFQYAANRVPEIADSIVEIDNAMKWGYNFEMGPFETWDAYGVEEAVERMKNEGLDVPANVTQMLAKGKKSFYKLENGIRYYFDFSSGEYKAVPVSKNMVSIAAAKGNNKTVFQNASTSLVDIGDEVFCIEFHTKMNAINGEIVDAIDKALDYVEENGAGLVIGNEAGGMPGAFSAGADLSFVSKLCHEKKYAEIDAFLAKAQVGIQKVKYAPFPVVAAPYGMVLGGGCETCLGADRIVAHTELFMGLVEIGVGLLPAGGGCMNLWKKYMDALPGRTVKEVDLAKFFVQVFMKIAIAAVSMSAAQARDNGFLGLADRIVMNRDNLVGEAKKEVLKMVDDGYVPPLKKKLKVIGNAGQGMVNAEIFNLLNGKFMSEYDAFLARRIAYVVSGGNTGEGSEIAEEAILKLEREAFVDFCREEKTIARIDHMLKTGKPLRN, via the coding sequence GCGAGAAACCGCATTGTTCAGGCGGGCATGCAAGCAGCTCTGGCGACAAACCCCTCTTTATTTTACAGCAAAAAAGACGCCTCGCGCATCAGCACGGGAAACCTGGATGATGACATTGAAAAACTGTCTGAATGCGACTGGATTGTTGAAGTGGTCGTGGAAAACCTGAAAATCAAACGGGATCTGTTCAAAAAGGTCGCCAAAGTCAGAAAAGAAGGCACCATTGTTACCAGCAACACCTCCGGGATTCCCCTCAAGGATATGAGCCAAGGATTTGCCCAGGAGTTCAAAGAACACTTTATGGGCACCCATTTCTTCAACCCGGTCCGCTACATGCACCTGCTCGAACTTATTCCCGGCGCTGAGACCAAATCCGAGGTCATGGAGTTCCTTGCCCGGTTTGGCGAAAGAAACTTGGGCAAGGGTATTGTCTGGGCCAAGGATACCCCGAACTTTGTGGGCAACAGAATCGGCGTTCAGGGAATTGGCGCCTGTATCAAGTTCATGCATGAAGACAAAATGACCATCCCCGAAGTGGACGCCCTGTTCGGACCGGCCCTGGGCCGCCCCAAAACCGCGATTTTCAAAACCACGGACCTGGTTGGCATTGACACCATGAGCCATGTGGCCAAAAACTCCTATGACCTGTGTCCGGACGACGAGCAGCGCGATACACTTGTCCTGCCTGAATTCATCTCCACAATGGTCGATAAAAAAATGCTGGGCAACAAAACCCGGGGCGGTTTCTACAAAACAGAACTGACCCCGGAGTGGAAAAAACTGCGCAAGGTCCTCAATATTGATACCCTGGAATATGAAGACCTTGAAAGACCGACATTTCCCTGCCTGGACGAAGCCAGGAAAAAAGCCACCCTGAAAGAGAAACTGACCTGTGTACTCAAAGGCGACGACAAAGGCGCCCAATTTGCCTGGAAATGCCAGGCAAATGCCTTCCAGTACGCAGCCAACCGGGTGCCTGAAATTGCCGATAGCATCGTCGAAATCGATAACGCCATGAAATGGGGCTACAACTTTGAGATGGGACCCTTTGAAACCTGGGATGCCTATGGCGTTGAAGAAGCGGTTGAACGAATGAAAAATGAAGGTCTTGATGTCCCGGCCAATGTGACCCAGATGCTGGCCAAGGGCAAAAAATCTTTTTACAAACTTGAAAACGGTATCCGCTACTACTTTGATTTTTCGTCAGGCGAATACAAGGCCGTGCCGGTTTCTAAAAACATGGTTTCCATTGCTGCCGCAAAAGGCAACAACAAAACCGTTTTTCAAAATGCATCCACATCGCTGGTGGACATTGGAGATGAGGTTTTCTGCATTGAATTCCACACCAAGATGAATGCCATCAACGGCGAAATCGTTGACGCCATCGATAAAGCCCTTGACTATGTCGAAGAAAACGGTGCCGGCCTTGTTATCGGCAATGAAGCCGGCGGTATGCCCGGTGCATTTTCCGCCGGCGCGGACCTTTCTTTTGTATCCAAACTGTGCCACGAAAAAAAATATGCGGAAATTGATGCTTTCCTGGCAAAAGCCCAAGTTGGCATCCAGAAAGTCAAATACGCACCTTTCCCCGTTGTTGCCGCACCTTACGGAATGGTCCTAGGGGGTGGCTGCGAAACCTGCCTGGGCGCGGACCGCATCGTTGCCCATACCGAGCTATTCATGGGTCTGGTTGAAATCGGCGTGGGCCTGCTGCCTGCCGGCGGCGGCTGCATGAACCTGTGGAAAAAATATATGGATGCCCTGCCCGGCAGAACCGTTAAAGAGGTGGATCTGGCCAAATTCTTTGTCCAGGTATTCATGAAAATCGCCATAGCCGCCGTATCCATGTCAGCCGCCCAGGCCCGGGATAACGGGTTTCTCGGTCTTGCCGACCGGATCGTCATGAACCGTGACAACCTTGTGGGCGAAGCCAAGAAAGAAGTGCTTAAGATGGTGGATGACGGATATGTTCCCCCACTGAAAAAAAAGCTTAAAGTAATTGGCAATGCCGGTCAGGGCATGGTGAATGCTGAGATCTTCAACCTGCTTAACGGCAAATTTATGAGCGAATATGATGCTTTTCTGGCCAGACGCATTGCCTATGTCGTCAGCGGCGGGAATACCGGCGAGGGCAGCGAGATTGCTGAAGAAGCCATCCTCAAACTCGAACGTGAGGCATTTGTGGACTTCTGCAGGGAAGAAAAAACCATTGCCAGGATCGACCATATGCTGAAAACCGGGAAACCCCTTAGAAATTAG